The Rosa rugosa chromosome 1, drRosRugo1.1, whole genome shotgun sequence genomic sequence TATgtcaatagaaaaaaaaaattatggaaaaaaaattgataaatgTGAAAATTAATGCAGATGAagacaagaaaaagaagaaattgatAAATGTGAAAATTATTGTAGGTGAAGAAAAATAGGGGTAGAGAGGGAAATTGAAAATGTGTCTTTTTTGCCTATTAATTATCTGATTTTTAAGGATAGTGGAATACACGTGGCGagcaatgaaaagaaaaagtagAAAGAGGAATGTTGGAGGGGAAGGTTGCTAGCATTTCTctacacaaaataaaaataaaatggattaaattctgcttactaccctgtaTTTTCAGGGGTTCGTCAGTTcggtccctgcacttctaatttaatcagaaaagtcctcgcactcttcaatttcatcaaatcgatccatttCCTCATCATTCCGCCAATTTCTACTGTTTAGGTGCTGACGTGTCCGGACGCCGTCTGATCTGTCAGATTTGTGGGACCTTCCTACATGCAAAATTCCCAAGCTACCCCTCCAATATATCTCCCTCCCCTTTCCCACCCGAGCACCTAATTCCCCAGAACCtcgtcttctcttcttcttcttctcagctCTTAGTTATGGTTCCTCACTTCCTCCACCGATCAACATGGccggaagaagatgagagagagactgataaaCAAGAGGGGGTATGGGTTAATTCTTCAACCTCTCATCAATGTCCTCCCTCGCGGCCAAAGATCATGCTCACAGCAAACCTAGAAAATTTAAGTATTTGGGTGTGCGAATTAACCCAATTTGGTTGAGATGAGTCCTCTAGATTCAACTAAGATGCAGAAAAACCAAATCTgaacaaaattcaaatcaagATGCATGTAAACCCAAcatgaaaatcaaaaccaaagatATAGATCTCTtcccaaatcaaaatttcattcttCTACAAAATTTCGTTCTTCCCAAATCCAAATCGGAAGCTCATTACCAACCACACCCAGCCCAAGAAGTTCAAGCTCGTCTACAGCTCCAACGACGCATTCCACCCCCGACCACCGTCTGGGAAGCTCTGCTACGTCGGCAGCGAGACCCGGATCATCTCCATCGACCGGACCATTGCATTCTCCAAGCTCCAGTCGAAGATTTCCGATCTCTCCCCCAACTCCCCGACTCCGGATCGAGCTCCTGTGCCGCCCACCCGTCAACTCCGACGACGACGTCCGCAGCATGGTCGAGAGTGAGCCGAAGAGTTGAGTAACGATCAACAATTCACTTCCCTTCAGGTAACtctaattttcttctcttcaaatTCAATCAAGATCTAAATCCTTCCGCTCCTTTTTCTGATCCAATTCTTTTCTCCACAGTCAACGATTCACGATCACGACTAGGATCTCGGGTGCTGGATTTGCAGGTGAAAGAAATCTTCGATGGAGTGGACGACGGTGCAGCATCCCGATCTACAACACGTTGCGCGGAGTAATACCCCTGCAGCCACCCGGGTGGAGGATGGGAAGGCGGTGGTTAAGAAACACAGCGATGAATCGCTGAGGAAGATGGTGTTGAAGCAGCAATTGCTGGCCAAGCAACCATGTTTGGTCCGTGGGTATGGTTTTAGTGAGAGTGATATGGAAGTTGGTAGCAATCATGATGAACCCCCATTTTCACTCTCATAGTCTATGGGCATTTTGGGAATTTTGCATGTGGGAAGGTCCCACAAATCTGACAGATCAGACGGCGTCCGGACACGTCAGCACCTAAACAGTAGAAATTGGCGGAATGATGAGGAAAttgatcgatttgatgaaattgaagagtgcgagaacttttctgattaaattagaagtgtagggactgaactgatgaacccctGAAAGTACAGGGTCGTAAGCAGAATtacagggtagtaagcagaatttaatccaaataaaaaacatgaaaagaatTTTGGTCTTATTGCTGTGTTTTCTCTGTTCTCGTTCCACAACTAATTCCATTTACAGCAGCAATCTTCGTATATTTATCCAAAATCATCCTTTGCTCATCAAATTATAAGTTAGTTTGCTTTGAAATAGATGGATGAGTGAGTGCAATGCAACCAATCACTAAACCAAGAAgccaaatatatatttttaaatgcCATGATATAATTTCAATAGTGGACAGGTATCAATCAGCTGTTTCAACATGAGTTTTCCATTCCAGAAACAATGATTTTAGTTATTGAAGAAGACAGTAGTGCGGTAGTGATGCCTCCAATGGACTTTATATACTGATGCTCAAACTGTTAAACCACAGGGGTCAGCAATGGTTTGTTCAAGAAGTGAGCCTCAAGATTCCCAATAACAAGGTCAGCCATTGCATTGCGAGTTTCAGTAGTACCACTTCCTGCATGAGGCAAGAGCACCATATTTTCAAGACCAAACAGCTGCTCTGGTACTTCTGGTTCATTTTGATACACATCAAGGCCGGCTCCACCTAATCGGCCTTCTAGCAGTGCAGATACTAACTCAGGCTCATCAACATGATGACCCCTCCCAATGTTAATGAGAACACCCTTTGGCCCCAATGCATCAATGACTTCACGATTGATAATGTGGCGGGTTTCTTCAGTGAGTGGGCACGCAACAACTAGAACATCACAGTTGGAGGCCAATTCCACAACAGTAGGATAATACTTGTACTTCAATTCTGGTTTTTCTGTTCTGGAGAAGTAGGCAATGGGGCAGCTAAAAGCCTCAGCTCTCTTGGCAACTGCTTTGCCGATTCTTCCCAAACCGATGATACCAACTGTTTTTCCGGTGAACTGAAATGAATAAAAATAATATTACAAACGGGGAAACAATCTATACCAGGAAGACAAAACGGTAAAGCAAAAAAGTTCTTGACATTTTATATGAAAGCTACTACTATGTCCAATTTAAAAAGTTCTTCTAGCAAATATACAACTTGGAGGCATAATCAAAGGCTAGTAACTTGAAACTATCAATATATGACACTAATATCTATCAGAAATATATTACAACCAAACTACCCTAATAACACCTTGGGCATCCAGAAATGGTAATCTTAAAGACTTTCCATTTTATGGTTCCATTAACATGGCTATATCGCCAAAAGCAGctaaaagaaaagctccaaAGGTCCTAAATCCAACTGTGCAGCATTTTTCTACATGAAAGGTAGAAATGCAGAAGCAATCACACAAACGATTGagcactaaaaactccacagcAGTAGTAAAAACACAAAGCAACACACAGAAGAGTAGAATAATTAGAGAAATGCCAGGTTCAACCAATATCGATCACCTTTGCAAAGAAAACAGAGAAACAAGCACCAACTCTACCATGTAATTTCAAGAATTTGGGTAACATGAAATTTAATTTGCATTGTCTATTTCACACACTACACAAAACAATGCACAATCCACTCCAAAGTAATATTTCTTCACAAACCAAATGTACATTACATATCACTATATTAACCGACACCAACTACCCTTAATATATCTTGCTGGGTTGATGCAATCCTTACATCAGAACAATAAAAGTTCATGGTAGAAAATGAAAAGCCTAATAACACACATATTGTTAATAGCAACATAGACATCTTCAGTGAGCAACCTTGACCGACTACTAATTTGCACAAGCACTGTTCTTGCCCCTGACTACTGATTTCTCATAATTGTCCTTTCTATGTTAACAATTAGTCAACGTTTTACCACAATCATGAACCGGGAATTCCAATAAACCCAACTAACACAGCACAGTGACAATAGTTGACTTCAACAGTTGCCTATAAGAACAACCAAACAAGCAAATTAGCAAAGCAAACAATCCAATTGAATTCAAATCCAACAACAACCAATAAAACAGtgaaagaacaaaaaaggaaCCTTTGTGGTCAACTTGTAGTTACCCTTCTTCCACTGCCCACTCCTGACATAGCGGTCACTCTCACACAGCCTCCGCATGACCGCCAGCGCCAACCCGATGGCGATGTCAGCCACGTCATCGGTCAACACGTCGGGTGTGTTGGTGACCCGAATACCCTTTTCCTTGCATTTCTTCAAATCAATCTTGTCCGTCCCAACGCTGAAGCTGGAGATGATCTCCAAGTTGGGCAGACTGTCGATGAGTTCGGCATCAGCTCCAGCGCCGCCGTGGCCGACGATGGCTCGGATGGAACTGGAGTTGTCCTTGATGAACTGGGTTTTGTTAGGGACAGTCCAgagcttgaggacgttgaaGCGCTTATCGAGTTCTTGTTCTAAATAAGCGCTTATCGATGTTGGGACTTGCATGAACACATCAATGGAGTCCATTTGGGGTTGGGATTGGTACCCTTTGTGTTTCGCTTTGCCCACCTCTACCAAAGTAGAGACTAGAGAGTAAACGCTTAGAAAGGTTGTGAACTGGTGATTATTACAAGGAGTTGGTATAATGAATATGAATTAACTAATAGAATACAACCAAACCAAGTGAGCGAATATGCactaataacaataataattttattttttttaagttacTGTAGttactgcaagtggcctagtggttcttgcctagttgggtgtgctccccaacctaggttcgaaccccgaagctgtcaaagtggccaggcactgtgctgcaatgcacaattggagcatttcacatgtgcCGAATGGgatttatcttgggcctaggaagcctttaggttccccttgacaaagtcaaaaaaaaaaaaaataataagttACTGTAGTTATTTAAAATATTAATTGCAGTAATATATTAATTGTTCATCAAGTAATCGGGTATAGCAATTATACAAATATAATTATACCAATATAATGCAACATGTcatgagaaaaataaaagggAAATGAAGGCAGAAAAAAGGCACTGGATATTGTGGAAACCGATATAGTCTAAATTGGTAtataaagaaaaacagaaggatATCAAGGAATAATAAAGGCCAAGTATACTACAGATATAAAAGATAAACacaaagagtttttctattggagcctccaaatttacttacttgacctcctatgctttttacacctcctatctgtaaaagtaaaatggagAAAATTAGTCTACTCATTTTATTAGATAGTCACTTTATATAGGGTGAGGATTACAATGGTAAtagcaattacaataatgacaatAATAGATGGATTGAGCTGTAACCGCTAATTTCCTAATTCCCTCTTCGTCTTTTACTTTGACAAAGACGAAGACACATAACGtgttttcctttaacactcccccttgtgccaagtcaaagatgaaatggtgcatgaattgttgcctcactaaaaacatTGCCAAGCAACAAtaatgtacatacatgtacatttacaagcataattagctatattgGGCTatgctcattgtaccgccagaggtacaaattcccgccaaaggagtagcctacggatacactgccaggcgagctaccgcctgagcctcggatcacccccagatcaccgctgacgcgccgccacgcgccgtgccaagatagcatcagaagctcctgacgctgggaactgaagcacatcagtcccacatcgaaaacaaggagaagatcagccttctcctcacctataaaaggttctctcctctctcctcattaattacgcatttactactcatttattgttatgctgtctatatacatcgactgacttaggcatcggagaagtgaagaccgcccaacgcggtctccctctgacgccctgtctttcatttgacagctagcgaagatcaccgagtctacagagtagcggtccgcccaccggacccgcattaaacgaaggttcggctaccgccggactttgagcattaacaaataaaaaccctgtgggaaaaataCACCTTCGTCgtagaaaaagagcacaacgcacctattACATTTGttgatgacatgtgtgtgttagacccCCCTGAAGTCTACACCTCCTTCTGATCCTTACATCagtcaagggagcttggaaagtcttcgcattcctatgtttttcacatgtttctcaaatatgacCTTAGGTAATGATTTGgtaaacaaatctgccacattctcttcagaccttacttgattcactggaatcttgaggagagtctgttgttgctgattgtagaaaaactttggcaatatgtgttttgtattatcacccttgatatgtCCTAGCTTCATCTATTCGATGCAAGCtgcttcataaatgcaagtaggctcttcagtggtagaattcaaaccactagtccctcgaatatgtgtaatgatagcccttaaccatatacactcatGAACCGCCTcctgtagagcaatgatctcagagtggttcgaggaggtagccacaaggatttgcttggttgatctccaagatatcccCTTGTtgccaatggtaaatacataaccagtttgggaacaacctttatgtgggtcagagaggtacctaacatcagcaaaaccaaccaaaacattatTTGGGGTCTCGGTGTAGTGGGTGGCGCTtttgccatcaacatttcctttaggaattgcagttccatctgcggtccctcttgtctctctgtagggaaagaacagtcccaagtcaatggttctttttaggtatcggaaaatgtatgttcttgataccattccagtgacgctgagctaaatctagctaacaagttcactgagaatgcaatgtctggtcgagtgcactgggctaagtacaataatgcgcctattgcacttagatagggaattttaGCTCcaaacacctcttcgtcatcttcttTTGGACAAAATGGATCTTTCGATCTTTACATCCAAatttcgaccgatcatgggagtgctagcaggatgcgctttgtccatgttaaatcgcctgagcatcttTTAGATATACACAGACTGGtagattagtattccacaaacttggtgttctagttcaaggcctagacagaatcgagtattcccaagatccttcatctcaaattcgaaTTTCAAATAGCttgcggtttctcttatttcatcaagaatACCTATTATGTTTATATCAttgacatatacagctacaattgcaaatccggaacttgttttctttatgaatacgcaagGGCATAATttatcgttcttatatcccttcccaattaaCCAGTCACTTAGACGGGCATACCACATCTGcccagattgtttcaatccgtaaagtgagcgtttcaacctaattgcaaacgcactccgtggtttagagtcacttgacttgggtaatgtaaggccatcaggcactttcatatatatctcttaatcaagatccccatagagatatgcagtaaccataTCCATGAGCTGTATTTCCAGTccttcagaaactaccaaactaactaagtagcggaacgttataacatccATTACGGAAGAGTAtatctcctcgtagtcaattccagggcgttgtgagaaaccttgcaccacaaggcgagccttgtaccttaGGAcctcattcttctcattacgctttctgaaaaagacccatttatgtcctacaggctttacacttagtggggttagcactaccggaccaaatacttGTCTCTTTGCCAGAAAATctagttctgcctggattgcttctttccatttagtcaatctgctctttgttgacattctgcaacagagtgtggttcgatattatcgtgctctatgatttcttgagcaacagtgtatgcaaatacatcatcaatgtgtatggaagatctttccatcaactcatacactctcataatccattgagatttctttgttctctggaatcatttcaaacatcagagcatcctccagtattgattcatggacataactataatcagagacaatctcatgagagggattctctacattgatgattagaGAATCCCTTTCTCTAATTGCTACCTTAGATTTCACCTTAGTGTCAGTTTGCCAACCTAGGTTTTGTTCAAGTTAATTTTGTTACGTCCTGTATCTCAATTTActtgtttactagtcatttagaCGATAAAcaacaattactttcacttttttacttcgtttcgatacttttagtgaaCCAAAAAGTCTACCTTTTGTTCGGAtcatttttgagaaaattttcttcatgaaagtcgtagaggacgttaaaccgagtccgtgcatatgtggtacgtataaatcggagttcatatgcgaaagttatagcTGAAAAACTAAAGTTACTATTTGAAGTAAGTTTCTATATAAAtggaagttactgtggtaggtttccatttccaGAAACCACCGcagtaactctctctctcccctccctcgagctctctccctttctctctttgGCAATTTTCGTTTTTCCGGCATATCTCCGCAGTCTGGCCACCTGACGGCGTGCTACCGGGTGGGTTCgaaccgcctcctcctccttgagACATCTGTGGTAGTAGCTCAtggcgatttggccggaaaactgCAAATCGAACCTCCAAAGTTTAATGTAGCAGTTTGCTTCAACAGCCGActtcttccgattccggccataTCTGGCGATGAAACTAGGTCTAATCGAAAACCCATCCTCTGCTGATGAATCCCTCCAAGTTTCATGATCCAATTTGAGATGTGGAAGGAGAATCGAGGATTTGAAGATTCTACTATGCAAAGGGGGGAGTTTTGATTATTGATTTaagagaatccgaccgtcggatttctctcggttctgccgAAGAAACcgttaaattaacgaattggtgttagtggtgaagtttgggttgaatccgagaagtaatggagatgtTGGTTTACGTGGGGTTCCGTTAGAATAGTATTTATTTGTCGgattgttgtttacggaatataattgtatACAAGACGAGGTACCGACCCATCGCTCGatgaggatccttacgcttgggtGCCACGTTAGCCATATACTGTGTGTGGACCTTTgatttaaatgatgcatgcaattattttctGAATTATTGATTTATTCATTTATCGTTTCAATTATCGAGCATATATTTTAGTTTCATATTATAATTTAGTATTGATTGGATTTCCATCACGATTTTCGGATATGAGTTCACGATGGTCAAATACAAGATTTATGGTGATTTTCGACAAGTTTTTCCGATATGATTTTTCGGAATTAAGTATATTATCATTTGTCGATTTTGAGACttttgaaagattttcgaaaatGAGATTTTTGATGGAACTTTATCTATCTATTATTTTCTCGCTCgcttatttgtttattgattcgAGAACATCTTGgtgtgtgggacacgtcgttgattCATTTGTTTTCTCATGAAATTTTCtgagtacggttgggaatcgtactcgtGCCTTGTTGtgagattttggggaagctttacttgttttcggttt encodes the following:
- the LOC133725234 gene encoding glyoxylate/hydroxypyruvate reductase A HPR2-like translates to MDSIDVFMQVPTSISAYLEQELDKRFNVLKLWTVPNKTQFIKDNSSSIRAIVGHGGAGADAELIDSLPNLEIISSFSVGTDKIDLKKCKEKGIRVTNTPDVLTDDVADIAIGLALAVMRRLCESDRYVRSGQWKKGNYKLTTKFTGKTVGIIGLGRIGKAVAKRAEAFSCPIAYFSRTEKPELKYKYYPTVVELASNCDVLVVACPLTEETRHIINREVIDALGPKGVLINIGRGHHVDEPELVSALLEGRLGGAGLDVYQNEPEVPEQLFGLENMVLLPHAGSGTTETRNAMADLVIGNLEAHFLNKPLLTPVV